A single region of the Aurantiacibacter sp. MUD11 genome encodes:
- a CDS encoding pyridoxamine 5'-phosphate oxidase family protein: MEIGGKLLESFENVRDDVATRLLDGARNRRSAMHLGTVATSDADVRIMVLRAFDQDGWTLRFHTDARSPKCAAIGEGAPVGVLFYDREAKIQLRCRGTGRIHRDDPLVEQAWQSSTNFARRCYLGDGPGTVANGPSSGLPAEWEGREPSDDVLMPARENFAVLLVDLHEVDWFYLSNDGHRRAVLDLQSGEGRWITP; encoded by the coding sequence ATGGAAATCGGGGGCAAATTGCTCGAATCATTTGAAAATGTCCGGGATGATGTCGCGACGCGCTTGCTTGACGGCGCCCGGAACCGGCGATCAGCCATGCATCTGGGCACGGTGGCGACCTCCGATGCCGATGTGCGGATCATGGTGCTGCGCGCCTTCGATCAGGATGGCTGGACCCTGCGTTTCCACACCGACGCACGCTCGCCCAAGTGTGCGGCGATCGGCGAGGGCGCGCCTGTCGGCGTGCTGTTCTACGACCGCGAGGCGAAGATCCAGCTGCGCTGCCGCGGCACGGGGCGGATACACCGCGACGATCCGCTGGTAGAGCAGGCCTGGCAATCCAGCACCAACTTCGCCCGCCGCTGCTACCTGGGCGACGGGCCGGGCACGGTGGCCAACGGTCCCAGCTCCGGTCTGCCGGCGGAGTGGGAGGGGCGGGAGCCCAGCGACGATGTGTTGATGCCCGCGCGGGAGAACTTCGCGGTGCTGCTGGTCGATTTGCACGAAGTCGACTGGTTCTACCTCTCCAATGACGGCCATCGCCGCGCCGTGCTGGACCTCCAATCCGGCGAGGGGCGCTGGATAACGCCCTGA
- a CDS encoding RcnB family protein produces MQLAELLKSCGLAALAAAMAAPMLPATAAAATNVDTSADEQRRGDREARGEGRRGNREARSGNRQSRERATNRGSQAEDRAPRELRDFSVAREQARQARNERSRDVRTERRADRTDRRADRRTDRRVDRRADDNRRGDRNLTIRNRSGAVSTRDRDRDRDRRTERDRDRNYRDGDRNRSYRDRDRDQRRYRDSDRNRSYRDRDRNRSYRDRDQRRYRDRDRDQRRYRDRNGSYRDGYRDARRDYRRWNRNQWRRDSRYNWHRYRDHNRRLYRLGRYYAPYRNYSYRRLSIGFFIDSLFFGSRYWITDPWQYRLPEVYGPYRWVRYYDDVLLVDIYTGEVVDVIYDFFW; encoded by the coding sequence ATGCAACTCGCAGAACTTCTGAAATCCTGCGGCCTTGCCGCACTCGCCGCGGCAATGGCGGCACCCATGCTTCCGGCTACCGCCGCCGCAGCCACCAATGTCGATACCTCGGCCGACGAACAGCGCCGGGGTGACCGCGAGGCGCGTGGCGAAGGCCGACGCGGCAATCGCGAGGCCCGTTCCGGAAATCGCCAGAGCCGCGAGCGTGCCACCAATCGTGGCAGCCAGGCGGAAGACCGCGCCCCGCGCGAACTGCGTGATTTCTCGGTCGCCCGCGAACAGGCCCGCCAGGCACGCAACGAACGCAGCCGCGATGTTCGCACCGAGCGGCGCGCGGATCGGACCGACCGCCGCGCTGACCGACGTACAGACCGCCGCGTCGACCGCCGGGCAGACGACAATCGCCGGGGTGATCGCAACCTGACCATCCGCAATCGCAGCGGCGCGGTTTCCACCCGTGACCGTGACCGCGACCGGGATCGCCGGACAGAGCGGGATCGCGATCGCAACTATCGCGATGGTGATCGCAACCGGAGCTACCGCGACCGGGATCGGGACCAGCGCCGCTATCGCGACAGTGATCGCAATCGCAGCTATCGTGACCGGGATCGCAACCGCAGCTACCGCGACCGCGACCAGCGCCGCTATCGCGACCGGGATCGGGACCAGCGCCGCTATCGCGACCGCAACGGTTCGTACCGGGACGGCTATCGGGATGCGCGCCGCGACTATCGCCGGTGGAACCGCAACCAGTGGCGTCGCGACAGCCGGTACAACTGGCATCGTTATCGCGACCACAACCGGCGCCTGTACCGCCTCGGCCGTTACTACGCGCCGTACCGAAACTACAGCTATCGCCGCCTGAGCATCGGCTTCTTCATCGACAGCCTGTTCTTCGGTTCGCGCTACTGGATCACCGATCCCTGGCAGTACCGCCTGCCCGAGGTCTACGGCCCCTA